Proteins from one Anaerohalosphaeraceae bacterium genomic window:
- a CDS encoding immunoglobulin domain-containing protein, with product MRQIKRKCLLILFLLIGWPVCGDSLFDNFEGYPTGSLPSPWIVTSGSPIVAQESGGNRYMESYGSYRGLGGLAVPAADTETTLFFRLYKPAGTEPDCSVGLSYLAAPTGDWNDFECYVVVVGGELRARNGTVNTAILNPFSAGVWYNIWLVINNLNNTYDVYVTTGQNAATAADRRADDFVFRNSTSGPLQSFKVYGRGTGYGPVRVDDIYLSAGTHLTLPYLNTGLPVILTNPNSVQVREGQPAVFETTFTSETAPVVQWFKKGLQQDEPVGASLPNVNIELFANGQTYTSRLTLNPAAFSDAGLYYCRISNGSGFSVNSTSARLTVEGLLAHWTLDVSDYADGMYVDTVSGRTASVWGVPVFVEGADGQSLGAVQINADSGWAVTEPLDLTGGTGAMTLSLWAQRPSGMSLGSDVQMETWPQGTLLSVEDGLSSGGRWQHICVVYTGTSARVYVDGVFRTEGPYVLPSDTTAQLTLGGWIGGVEIFEGRLDDVRIYNYGLSEEEAAEVYYEMTGVGVCLLGHTSEYDLTGPAGAPDCVVDLYDLAVFASVWLEMYTLPDLAGLAAQWEKIYFYPN from the coding sequence ATGAGACAAATAAAAAGAAAATGCCTGCTGATTCTTTTCCTGCTTATTGGATGGCCGGTTTGCGGTGACTCTTTGTTTGATAACTTCGAAGGCTATCCGACAGGATCTCTGCCTTCTCCCTGGATTGTGACCAGCGGCAGCCCCATCGTGGCCCAGGAAAGCGGCGGCAATCGGTATATGGAAAGCTACGGCAGTTATCGGGGGCTGGGGGGATTGGCCGTTCCCGCCGCCGATACGGAAACGACGCTTTTTTTCCGTTTGTATAAACCAGCCGGTACGGAGCCGGACTGTTCGGTGGGCTTAAGCTACCTGGCGGCCCCGACGGGAGATTGGAATGATTTTGAGTGTTATGTCGTGGTGGTCGGCGGAGAACTTCGCGCCCGCAACGGTACCGTTAATACGGCGATTCTGAATCCCTTTTCGGCAGGGGTCTGGTACAACATCTGGCTGGTTATCAACAATCTGAACAATACCTATGATGTATATGTGACGACCGGTCAGAATGCAGCAACCGCCGCAGACCGGCGTGCCGATGATTTTGTTTTTCGCAACAGCACCTCCGGCCCGCTTCAGTCGTTTAAGGTGTACGGCCGAGGCACCGGCTACGGCCCGGTTCGTGTGGATGATATTTATCTTTCCGCCGGGACGCATCTGACGCTTCCATATCTGAATACCGGCCTTCCTGTTATTTTGACGAATCCGAATTCCGTTCAGGTTCGCGAAGGGCAGCCGGCTGTTTTTGAGACAACTTTTACAAGTGAAACTGCTCCGGTTGTTCAGTGGTTTAAGAAAGGTCTTCAGCAGGATGAGCCCGTAGGGGCCTCCTTGCCGAATGTGAATATTGAACTGTTCGCAAATGGTCAAACGTACACCTCACGCCTGACCCTAAACCCTGCTGCGTTTTCTGATGCAGGGTTGTATTATTGCCGAATCAGCAACGGCTCCGGGTTTTCTGTAAACAGCACGTCAGCCCGTCTGACGGTGGAGGGGCTGCTGGCGCACTGGACGCTGGATGTGTCGGATTATGCGGACGGGATGTATGTGGACACCGTATCCGGACGTACGGCATCGGTTTGGGGGGTTCCGGTGTTTGTGGAGGGGGCAGACGGGCAGTCGCTGGGGGCGGTCCAAATCAATGCGGATTCGGGCTGGGCGGTGACGGAGCCGCTGGACTTGACAGGCGGGACGGGTGCGATGACGCTCAGTCTGTGGGCCCAACGGCCGTCCGGCATGTCTTTGGGGTCGGATGTTCAGATGGAGACCTGGCCGCAAGGGACGCTTTTGTCTGTAGAGGACGGTTTGTCTTCGGGAGGCCGCTGGCAGCACATTTGTGTAGTTTACACAGGCACATCGGCCCGGGTTTATGTGGATGGAGTGTTTCGGACGGAAGGGCCGTATGTCTTGCCGTCGGATACGACGGCTCAGCTGACGCTGGGCGGCTGGATAGGGGGTGTGGAGATATTTGAAGGGCGTTTGGATGATGTGCGGATTTATAATTACGGGCTGAGCGAGGAGGAGGCTGCAGAGGTTTATTATGAGATGACAGGGGTGGGGGTTTGTCTGTTGGGTCATACGAGCGAGTATGATTTAACGGGCCCGGCAGGGGCGCCGGATTGTGTGGTGGACCTGTATGATTTGGCGGTGTTTGCCTCCGTCTGGCTGGAAATGTATACCCTGCCTGACTTGGCCGGCTTGGCTGCTCAATGGGAAAAAATCTATTTCTATCCAAATTAA
- a CDS encoding immunoglobulin domain-containing protein, which produces MKRILMIIGTVLAMAAPCTAAVRGSYTPDDYTLHLYHFDGDANDAVSSNPIHLTPAYGATVTESSYEGFGTALNTYEGSSNTSANQPIAYVDEVSISNFTGSDGAFTFEAVIRPAGSIPNHMQIISGEDDSSSTRGWQFRINTSGQLEFIKLTGTQENFTAVLPTVGEHAWAPGQWFHVAVTYNGQENTGGNLSFYWTRLDSGASEANLLASFQMSADLLSYPRIDFAVGNEGRDYSGENFEGLVDEVRISSIARGPEDMLLAPGGVPPVILSQPSDVRVRTPNDAVFEAVFESQTEPTAVWYKTEPSGEMPVDTAGGRIFSEIIFDNQTQQYTARLVFTETLVSDAGFYYCRISNASNVQRSSSAARLLAEGLVAYWTLDVSDYADGMYVDTVSGRTASVWGVPVFVEGADGQSLGAVQINADSGWAVTEPLDLTGGTGAMTLSLWAQRPSGMSLGSDVQMETWPQGTLLSVEDGLSSGGRWQHICVVYTGTSARVYVDGVFRTEGPYVLPSDTTAQLTLGGWIGGVEIFEGRLDDVRIYNYGLSEEEAAEVYYEMTGVGVCLLGHTSEYDLTGPAGAPDCVVDLYDLAVFASVWLEMYTLPDLAGLASQWLVCTYYPTCN; this is translated from the coding sequence GTGAAACGAATCTTAATGATAATCGGGACGGTGCTTGCGATGGCTGCTCCCTGTACGGCGGCCGTTCGCGGCTCCTATACACCGGATGACTATACACTGCATCTGTACCATTTTGACGGAGATGCAAATGATGCTGTTTCGAGCAATCCTATTCATTTAACGCCGGCTTATGGGGCAACGGTTACAGAATCCTCGTACGAAGGATTCGGGACGGCCCTGAATACCTACGAGGGTTCTTCCAATACCTCTGCCAATCAGCCGATTGCCTATGTCGATGAAGTTTCTATCAGTAATTTTACAGGTTCAGACGGGGCGTTTACGTTTGAGGCCGTTATCAGGCCTGCCGGCTCTATTCCCAATCATATGCAGATTATTTCCGGAGAGGACGACAGTTCCTCCACACGCGGCTGGCAGTTTCGAATTAACACCAGCGGCCAGCTGGAGTTTATCAAATTAACCGGTACCCAGGAAAATTTTACGGCTGTTTTGCCGACTGTTGGAGAACACGCCTGGGCTCCGGGACAATGGTTTCATGTTGCAGTGACCTACAATGGTCAGGAGAACACGGGGGGCAACCTGAGCTTTTACTGGACTCGGCTTGATTCCGGGGCTTCGGAGGCCAACCTGCTGGCTTCGTTCCAAATGTCGGCGGACCTTCTGTCTTACCCGCGAATCGACTTTGCCGTCGGCAATGAAGGACGGGATTATTCCGGCGAAAATTTTGAGGGATTGGTCGATGAGGTGCGTATCAGTTCCATTGCCCGCGGACCGGAAGATATGCTTTTGGCTCCGGGCGGTGTGCCGCCGGTCATTCTAAGTCAGCCGTCCGATGTGCGTGTTAGAACGCCGAATGACGCCGTTTTCGAGGCGGTTTTTGAAAGCCAAACTGAACCGACGGCTGTCTGGTACAAAACAGAACCGTCCGGAGAGATGCCGGTGGATACGGCCGGCGGCCGTATCTTTTCTGAAATCATTTTTGATAATCAGACTCAGCAATATACGGCTCGGTTGGTGTTTACAGAAACTTTGGTCTCAGATGCCGGCTTTTACTATTGCAGAATATCGAACGCAAGCAATGTCCAGCGTTCAAGTTCTGCCGCTCGTTTGTTGGCGGAAGGGCTCGTAGCATATTGGACGCTGGATGTGTCGGATTATGCGGACGGGATGTATGTGGACACCGTATCCGGACGTACGGCATCGGTTTGGGGGGTTCCGGTGTTTGTGGAGGGGGCAGACGGGCAGTCGCTGGGGGCGGTCCAAATCAATGCGGATTCGGGCTGGGCGGTGACGGAGCCGCTGGACTTGACAGGCGGGACGGGTGCGATGACGCTCAGTCTGTGGGCCCAACGGCCGTCCGGCATGTCTTTGGGGTCGGATGTTCAGATGGAGACCTGGCCGCAAGGGACGCTTTTGTCTGTAGAGGACGGTTTGTCTTCGGGAGGCCGCTGGCAGCACATTTGTGTAGTTTACACAGGCACATCGGCCCGGGTTTATGTGGATGGAGTGTTTCGGACGGAAGGGCCGTATGTCTTGCCGTCGGATACGACGGCTCAGCTGACGCTGGGCGGCTGGATAGGGGGTGTGGAGATATTTGAAGGGCGTTTGGATGATGTGCGGATTTATAATTACGGGCTGAGCGAGGAGGAGGCTGCAGAGGTTTATTATGAGATGACAGGGGTGGGGGTTTGTCTGTTGGGTCATACGAGCGAGTATGATTTAACGGGCCCGGCAGGGGCGCCGGATTGTGTGGTGGACCTGTATGATTTGGCGGTGTTTGCCTCCGTCTGGCTGGAAATGTATACCCTGCCTGACTTGGCCGGCTTGGCCTCCCAGTGGCTTGTTTGCACATACTATCCAACCTGCAATTAA
- a CDS encoding BNR repeat-containing protein, with amino-acid sequence MAFPSATKIGDTTVASNAMTLSSGAPYGYAINGLSFQQEALMTFNGWQYITYYNSSRYVCVGRRQLPSGPWQVLTLTDYTLSTTTDAHNVISMGICPNDGTIHLSFDHHGGVLHYRVSQTGAATNPASVTWSASLFGAVRNYLETGKSYSSVTYPRFWPTPDGNLQFGYRIGSSGNGDWAMVDYNASTGLWTNTRTVIGRTGTYTDSLGSSTVRNPYLNGPIGYGPDGTLHLTWTWRETAGGANHDILYAYSKDGGLTWYNNEPPKGLRVGTGPQPIQTMLGLTWINEGIQIVGRSTGDTATQELILLDSPGIQVVTLDRYYGLMNQQAQAVDPQGRIHTVMFHCTPETYQGYAWSTWGPEGARRYFHYWRDSQGTWHRNELPDYVGSRPKLFIRSNGDAFVIYQSRRTVNLTDTGIYFMDGDLTIQAATAANQWTDWQIIHVEPGFFLSEALGDKTRFEQGVLSVMMQESPGTIGAATNLRVLDFQIND; translated from the coding sequence ATGGCGTTTCCGAGCGCAACCAAAATCGGCGATACAACCGTCGCGTCCAATGCAATGACGCTCAGCAGCGGGGCTCCCTACGGATATGCCATCAACGGGCTTTCTTTTCAGCAGGAGGCCCTGATGACCTTTAACGGCTGGCAGTATATCACCTATTATAACAGTTCGCGTTATGTCTGTGTGGGACGCCGCCAGCTTCCCTCCGGCCCCTGGCAGGTTCTGACCCTGACGGATTATACGCTCAGCACAACAACAGATGCCCACAATGTGATTTCGATGGGCATTTGCCCTAATGACGGCACGATTCACCTGTCTTTTGACCATCACGGCGGTGTGCTCCATTATCGAGTCTCGCAGACCGGTGCTGCAACCAATCCCGCCTCCGTAACCTGGAGTGCATCCCTGTTTGGAGCCGTCCGGAATTATCTGGAGACGGGCAAATCGTATTCGAGTGTGACCTATCCGCGGTTCTGGCCGACCCCCGACGGCAACCTTCAGTTCGGCTACCGTATCGGCAGTTCCGGTAACGGGGACTGGGCTATGGTGGATTATAATGCTTCCACAGGTCTGTGGACAAACACGCGAACGGTCATCGGGCGAACCGGCACTTATACAGATTCCCTCGGAAGCAGTACAGTTCGGAATCCCTATCTGAACGGCCCGATCGGCTACGGCCCGGACGGTACCCTGCATCTGACGTGGACTTGGAGAGAAACGGCCGGCGGAGCCAACCACGATATCTTATATGCCTACAGCAAAGACGGGGGACTCACCTGGTACAATAACGAACCGCCCAAAGGACTGCGCGTTGGAACAGGACCGCAGCCGATTCAAACAATGCTCGGTCTGACTTGGATTAACGAAGGCATTCAAATCGTTGGACGCTCCACCGGAGATACGGCTACGCAGGAGTTAATCCTTTTGGATTCGCCGGGGATTCAGGTTGTCACGCTGGACCGCTATTATGGGCTGATGAATCAGCAGGCGCAGGCCGTTGACCCGCAGGGGCGAATTCACACCGTGATGTTTCACTGTACCCCCGAAACCTATCAGGGCTATGCCTGGAGCACCTGGGGGCCGGAAGGGGCTCGACGCTATTTCCACTATTGGCGTGATTCGCAGGGCACGTGGCATCGAAATGAGCTGCCGGATTATGTCGGCAGCCGGCCGAAATTGTTTATCCGCTCCAACGGCGATGCCTTTGTGATTTATCAGTCCCGCCGGACGGTCAATCTGACGGATACCGGTATTTATTTTATGGACGGTGACCTGACGATTCAGGCGGCTACGGCGGCCAATCAGTGGACGGATTGGCAGATCATCCATGTCGAGCCCGGCTTTTTTCTCAGCGAAGCCCTCGGCGACAAGACCCGCTTTGAGCAGGGGGTTCTATCTGTGATGATGCAGGAATCGCCCGGGACAATCGGGGCGGCGACCAACCTGCGGGTTCTGGATTTTCAGATCAACGATTAA
- a CDS encoding prepilin-type N-terminal cleavage/methylation domain-containing protein — MADKMIKRRRGFTLIELLVVIAIIALLLSIVMPALKMAKEQGRKIVCKNNLSQIGKAMEMYEMQYNYKRFAIRKDGSETNDYWMGKLAPYSDNTYYAQQYQEGKKIDMLLCPSAPYAKFQADPTGPYANPSGQYGTATMPWSWARSTGISTIGSYGINGWAGLDYYYESDSMYAPYFFKNWMDISPTVPLFADCVWTVGWPRGNDLPPDTLQGSTAAQLPANSENMRRFCIDRHGRQINVIFRDLHADTVKLEVLWTLPWSKGYKVPSPLPRLPNK, encoded by the coding sequence GTGGCAGACAAGATGATTAAGAGAAGAAGGGGATTTACCCTGATTGAACTGCTGGTTGTAATTGCAATTATTGCTCTGTTATTGTCGATTGTTATGCCGGCATTGAAAATGGCCAAGGAGCAGGGCCGCAAGATTGTCTGCAAGAACAATTTGTCTCAAATCGGCAAGGCAATGGAGATGTACGAAATGCAGTACAACTACAAACGCTTTGCCATTCGGAAAGACGGCTCGGAAACGAACGACTACTGGATGGGCAAACTGGCTCCCTATTCCGACAACACCTATTATGCTCAGCAGTATCAGGAGGGCAAAAAGATTGATATGCTCCTGTGCCCGTCTGCGCCGTATGCCAAGTTTCAGGCGGACCCGACCGGTCCCTATGCCAATCCGTCCGGGCAGTACGGCACGGCGACGATGCCCTGGTCGTGGGCCCGCTCGACGGGGATTTCCACAATCGGAAGCTACGGGATCAACGGCTGGGCCGGGCTGGATTATTATTACGAAAGCGACTCGATGTATGCGCCGTACTTTTTCAAAAACTGGATGGATATTTCGCCGACTGTGCCGCTGTTTGCCGACTGTGTCTGGACCGTCGGCTGGCCGCGCGGCAATGACCTGCCGCCGGATACGCTGCAGGGTTCCACTGCCGCCCAGCTTCCTGCCAACAGTGAGAATATGCGGCGGTTCTGCATCGACCGGCACGGCAGACAAATCAATGTGATTTTCCGGGACCTGCATGCGGATACTGTAAAATTGGAAGTGCTGTGGACTCTGCCCTGGAGCAAAGGGTATAAAGTTCCCAGTCCGCTGCCTCGGCTTCCCAATAAGTAA